One window of the Leptotrichia massiliensis genome contains the following:
- the tilS gene encoding tRNA lysidine(34) synthetase TilS → MEKAKKIEKKILKKMKEILENKLILEKERILIAFSGGPDSVFLYHFLNILKKKFSLEISIVYINHNLRYDVENDLKFVKEFAIENDVDYYIESVDVKKYAKENRKSLELAARELRYEAIENVRQKINYNKIATGHNLDDNVETFIFRLLRGTSLNGLKGIPKIRENIIRPILEFEKSEILNFLKQNNQRYIIDYTNNENDFTRNFIRNKIFPNFEKVNPNFKQKVYTLIEEINESKNEKLEISEVLKTNKKFKSNLKEKERLAQFLKQNNVEISRDKINQIFDSFFYKNGILKNEGSKEIYLGKDKFLQNQYGKLKIIENRNEKSKIQNINNSFEKLEILKKNQRIEWYNYKIVLYENIRDYKAHFVNERDVNYTFFKFADNIEKYDRIIVRNRRDGDKIFVKNLGHKKVKKILIDEKISKWERDLIPIIEIETSENQVYLGNFENKKIEIEKSIFDFPIGAKDIKIKEILTVSDIKFSKFLEKIYNNEIEKLENTSKLLIIGRKNGR, encoded by the coding sequence ATGGAAAAAGCAAAAAAAATTGAAAAAAAAATATTAAAAAAAATGAAAGAAATACTTGAGAATAAGCTGATTTTGGAAAAAGAAAGAATTCTTATTGCATTTTCGGGAGGACCAGATTCAGTTTTTCTCTATCATTTCTTGAACATTCTAAAAAAGAAATTTTCACTTGAAATTTCTATAGTTTATATTAATCACAATTTACGTTATGATGTTGAAAATGACTTAAAATTTGTAAAGGAATTTGCAATTGAAAATGATGTTGATTATTATATTGAAAGTGTAGATGTAAAAAAGTATGCAAAAGAAAATAGGAAGTCGTTAGAACTTGCAGCACGAGAACTGAGATATGAGGCAATTGAAAATGTGAGACAAAAAATAAATTATAATAAGATTGCAACTGGACATAATTTGGATGACAATGTAGAAACATTTATTTTTAGGCTTTTACGAGGAACTTCTTTAAATGGGCTCAAGGGAATTCCTAAAATTCGAGAAAATATAATAAGACCGATATTAGAGTTTGAGAAAAGTGAAATTTTAAACTTTTTGAAACAAAACAATCAAAGATATATAATTGATTATACAAATAATGAAAATGATTTTACAAGAAACTTTATCCGAAATAAAATTTTTCCTAATTTTGAAAAGGTAAATCCAAATTTTAAACAAAAAGTTTATACATTAATAGAAGAAATTAATGAAAGTAAAAATGAAAAACTTGAAATTTCTGAAGTACTTAAAACTAACAAAAAATTTAAGAGCAACTTAAAAGAAAAAGAAAGATTAGCTCAGTTTTTGAAACAAAATAATGTGGAAATTTCAAGAGATAAAATTAATCAAATTTTTGATAGTTTTTTTTATAAAAATGGAATTTTGAAAAATGAAGGGTCAAAAGAAATTTATTTGGGAAAAGATAAATTTTTACAAAATCAATATGGGAAATTGAAGATAATTGAAAACAGAAATGAAAAGTCCAAAATACAAAATATAAATAATTCATTTGAGAAACTGGAAATTTTAAAGAAAAATCAAAGGATTGAGTGGTATAATTATAAGATAGTGTTGTATGAAAACATTAGGGATTATAAAGCTCATTTTGTAAATGAAAGAGATGTGAATTATACATTTTTTAAATTTGCTGATAATATAGAAAAATACGACAGGATTATTGTTAGAAACCGAAGGGATGGGGATAAGATATTTGTAAAAAATTTGGGGCATAAAAAAGTTAAAAAAATATTGATTGATGAAAAAATTTCAAAATGGGAAAGAGATTTGATACCAATTATTGAAATAGAAACTTCTGAAAATCAAGTTTATTTAGGAAATTTTGAAAATAAAAAGATAGAAATTGAAAAGTCAATTTTTGATTTTCCAATTGGGGCAAAAGATATTAAAATAAAAGAAATTTTGACTGTTTCAGATATTAAATTTTCAAAATTTTTGGAAAAAATTTATAATAATGAAATTGAAAAACTGGAAAACACCAGTAAATTATTAATAATTGGGAGGAAAAATGGCAGATAG
- the mltG gene encoding endolytic transglycosylase MltG, whose product MKNTLRIFYVVIFLILFMCLALFYNFFAAKKEYKNVNINVKKGTTFTQIYEDLKLNYGIIDRIYLKLNGGNIKLKVGTYKFNGKFSKYEIIKKIKNSETNGVKLTIPEGFTSKQLFARMEALELGTTEEINKVLSEVDFPYPHENNNFEGYFYPETYIFSENVTTKQVIQTILAEFLKKFPPEKYPDKQKFYDTLKMASIVEAEVPDAVDKPKVAGIFLKRLEIGMRLESDATLKYELGRQATRNELKQQNTPYNSYKVKGLPPTPIGNPPIETFKAVLNAEKTDNLFFFTHKGKTYYSKTHEEHLQKRRESGQLK is encoded by the coding sequence ATGAAGAATACACTAAGAATTTTTTATGTTGTAATATTTTTGATATTATTTATGTGTCTAGCACTTTTTTATAATTTTTTTGCTGCAAAAAAAGAGTACAAAAATGTTAATATCAATGTAAAAAAAGGAACCACATTTACACAAATTTATGAGGACTTAAAACTAAATTATGGAATAATAGATAGAATTTATCTAAAATTAAATGGTGGAAATATAAAACTAAAAGTAGGAACTTACAAATTTAATGGAAAATTTTCCAAATATGAAATTATAAAAAAAATTAAAAATAGTGAAACTAATGGAGTAAAATTGACAATACCAGAAGGATTTACTTCAAAACAATTATTTGCAAGAATGGAAGCATTGGAGTTGGGAACAACTGAAGAAATTAATAAAGTATTGAGTGAAGTTGATTTTCCGTATCCACATGAAAATAATAATTTTGAAGGATATTTTTATCCTGAAACTTATATCTTTTCTGAAAATGTAACGACAAAACAAGTTATTCAAACAATTCTTGCTGAATTTTTAAAGAAATTTCCACCTGAAAAATATCCTGACAAACAAAAGTTTTATGATACTTTAAAAATGGCTTCAATTGTCGAGGCGGAAGTTCCAGATGCAGTAGATAAACCAAAAGTTGCAGGAATATTTTTAAAAAGGCTAGAAATTGGAATGAGATTAGAGTCAGATGCTACTTTAAAATATGAGTTAGGTAGACAAGCTACAAGAAATGAATTGAAGCAGCAAAATACGCCATATAATTCATACAAGGTAAAAGGGCTTCCACCAACACCGATTGGGAATCCACCAATAGAAACTTTTAAAGCAGTATTGAATGCCGAAAAAACAGATAATTTGTTTTTCTTTACACATAAAGGAAAAACTTATTATTCAAAAACACATGAAGAACATTTACAAAAACGTCGTGAAAGCGGTCAATTAAAATAA
- a CDS encoding DUF4846 domain-containing protein yields MKSEKLINPEKMTLQARYGVPQGYKRVVVEKGSFAEFLRNQKLKPYGEKVQYFNGNYKQSEGIYDSVFDVEIGDRDLHQCADAIMLLRAEYFYGKKEYDKINFNFVTGFNAQYSKWIQGYRINPSGKGSYYKKSAPSNTYKDFRNFMNIVFGYAGTLSLEKEMTPQKIENMKIGDVFIMGGSPGHAVIVVDMAENEKGEKIFMLAQSYMPAQQTQILINPDNDGVWYSLKGKDVLVTPEWKFPIEKLRKF; encoded by the coding sequence ATGAAATCTGAAAAATTAATAAATCCAGAGAAAATGACACTGCAAGCAAGATATGGTGTTCCGCAAGGATATAAAAGAGTAGTGGTAGAAAAAGGCAGTTTTGCTGAATTTTTAAGAAATCAGAAATTAAAGCCTTATGGAGAAAAAGTGCAGTATTTTAATGGAAATTATAAACAGAGTGAAGGGATTTATGATAGTGTATTTGATGTGGAAATAGGTGACAGGGATTTACATCAATGTGCTGATGCAATAATGCTTTTACGTGCGGAATATTTTTATGGTAAAAAAGAATATGATAAAATTAATTTTAACTTTGTAACAGGATTTAATGCACAGTATTCTAAATGGATACAAGGTTATCGGATAAATCCTAGTGGGAAAGGAAGTTACTATAAAAAATCTGCTCCATCTAACACATACAAGGACTTTAGAAACTTTATGAATATTGTTTTTGGATATGCAGGAACATTATCCCTTGAAAAGGAAATGACACCGCAAAAAATCGAAAATATGAAAATTGGAGATGTGTTTATTATGGGTGGCAGTCCAGGACACGCTGTTATTGTAGTGGATATGGCAGAAAACGAGAAAGGGGAAAAAATATTTATGCTTGCCCAATCGTACATGCCTGCACAGCAGACTCAAATTTTGATAAATCCTGATAATGATGGAGTATGGTATTCATTGAAAGGGAAAGATGTACTTGTAACGCCTGAATGGAAATTTCCGATAGAAAAATTAAGGAAATTTTAG
- a CDS encoding DEAD/DEAH box helicase, translating into MQRFEDFGLSTEMLNALSKKGFEEPSEIQKLVVPELLKERTHLIGQAQTGTGKTAAFGIPILETIEADKTVRALILTPTRELANQVADEIYSLKGTRDLKVLAVYGGASIENQIKKLKSGVDIVVGTPGRVMDLMRKKVLKVDNLDYFVLDEADEMLNMGFLEDIEAILEKTNDEKKMLFFSATIPKAIMAIAKRFMPEHKLLKVEKKELTTNLTEQIYYEVKQEDKFEALCRVLDYEQDFYGIVFCRTKSEVDDVTNKLKARNYDAECIHGDITQALRQKALDLFKKKILTILVATDVAARGIDVSNLTHVINYSIPQEAESYVHRIGRTGRAGQKGVAITFVTPREASKLAQIKRITKTDIKREDIPNVEEILEAKREALVAYVDEIIKENDFDAYKELAEKLMDGRDAKQVLASVLRHVYEDEFLPDNYNEIQDVKVKIDDKTRLFIALGSKDGYNVGRLLDLLNKKAKTPGRKVKDVKIMDKYSFITVPLQEAQFIMRALNSKKDSKPLVEEATGNRNGGEKSGKKSDKRKDRKGRKKSSDKKLSKGSKAKKDKKTRKVKK; encoded by the coding sequence ATGCAAAGATTTGAAGATTTTGGATTAAGTACAGAGATGCTTAACGCTTTAAGCAAAAAAGGATTCGAGGAGCCAAGTGAAATACAAAAATTGGTAGTCCCTGAATTATTAAAAGAAAGAACTCACTTGATAGGACAAGCACAGACAGGAACAGGTAAAACTGCAGCATTTGGTATCCCAATTTTGGAAACAATTGAAGCTGACAAAACAGTTAGAGCCTTAATATTAACACCAACAAGAGAACTTGCCAATCAAGTTGCTGATGAAATTTATTCATTGAAAGGAACAAGAGATTTAAAAGTGCTTGCTGTCTATGGTGGTGCATCTATCGAAAATCAGATAAAAAAATTAAAATCTGGAGTAGATATTGTCGTTGGAACACCTGGACGTGTTATGGACTTAATGAGAAAAAAAGTACTAAAAGTTGATAATTTAGATTATTTTGTACTGGATGAAGCCGATGAAATGCTAAATATGGGATTTTTGGAAGATATTGAAGCTATTCTGGAAAAAACTAACGATGAGAAAAAAATGTTATTCTTTTCAGCAACAATTCCTAAAGCAATTATGGCGATTGCCAAAAGATTTATGCCAGAACACAAATTATTAAAAGTTGAGAAAAAAGAACTTACTACTAATTTGACTGAACAAATTTACTATGAGGTAAAACAGGAAGATAAATTTGAAGCTTTATGCAGAGTTCTTGATTATGAACAAGATTTTTATGGAATTGTATTTTGCCGTACAAAATCTGAAGTAGATGATGTTACAAACAAATTAAAGGCTAGGAACTACGATGCAGAGTGTATTCATGGAGATATTACTCAGGCTCTCAGACAAAAGGCACTTGACTTATTCAAAAAGAAAATATTAACTATATTAGTCGCAACAGACGTTGCCGCACGTGGAATTGACGTAAGTAATCTAACACATGTTATCAACTACTCTATCCCTCAAGAAGCTGAATCTTATGTTCACAGAATAGGAAGAACAGGACGTGCTGGACAAAAAGGTGTTGCAATAACATTTGTAACTCCAAGAGAAGCTAGCAAACTTGCTCAAATTAAACGTATCACAAAAACTGACATAAAACGGGAAGACATTCCAAATGTAGAAGAAATTCTTGAGGCAAAAAGAGAAGCATTGGTGGCTTATGTTGATGAAATCATTAAGGAAAATGATTTTGATGCGTATAAAGAACTGGCTGAAAAACTAATGGATGGAAGAGATGCAAAACAAGTCCTTGCTTCTGTATTAAGACATGTTTATGAAGATGAATTCTTACCTGACAATTATAATGAAATTCAAGATGTAAAAGTTAAAATTGATGACAAAACAAGATTATTTATTGCTCTTGGAAGTAAAGATGGTTATAATGTGGGAAGATTGCTTGATTTATTAAATAAAAAAGCAAAAACACCAGGAAGAAAAGTAAAAGATGTTAAAATTATGGACAAATACTCTTTCATAACTGTACCATTACAAGAAGCTCAATTCATAATGAGAGCCTTAAATTCTAAAAAAGATTCAAAACCGCTTGTTGAAGAAGCTACTGGAAATAGAAACGGTGGGGAAAAGTCTGGTAAAAAATCAGACAAAAGAAAAGATAGAAAAGGAAGAAAAAAATCTTCTGATAAAAAATTATCAAAAGGGTCAAAAGCAAAAAAAGACAAAAAAACAAGAAAAGTAAAAAAATAA
- a CDS encoding chromate transporter: MKIELIKLFELSYEFFKTGLFAVGGGLATLPFLYDIGKRTGWYTAGDVSNMIAISQSTPGPMGINMVTYVGFSVSGLIGAILAPTAIVLPSVIIIIAISKALTKFKEAALVQKIFYGLRPASTGLIVAAGLGVAKITLLNLPKYKITQNLIDVLNYKSIILALIIFGIMKKFDLHPIVLILIAAIIGIAFKF, from the coding sequence ATGAAAATAGAACTAATTAAATTATTTGAGTTATCGTATGAATTTTTTAAAACTGGTTTATTTGCAGTAGGTGGAGGGCTTGCTACACTTCCGTTTTTGTATGATATTGGAAAAAGAACTGGCTGGTACACAGCAGGAGATGTATCAAATATGATTGCAATTTCCCAATCTACTCCTGGTCCAATGGGAATAAATATGGTAACTTATGTTGGTTTTTCAGTATCAGGATTAATTGGTGCGATATTAGCTCCAACAGCAATAGTACTTCCATCAGTGATTATAATAATTGCAATTTCAAAAGCATTGACAAAATTTAAAGAAGCTGCATTAGTGCAAAAAATCTTTTATGGATTACGTCCCGCATCAACAGGTCTTATTGTAGCCGCAGGTTTAGGAGTAGCTAAAATAACACTTTTAAATTTACCAAAATATAAAATTACTCAGAATTTAATTGATGTATTAAATTATAAGTCAATAATTCTAGCACTGATTATTTTTGGAATAATGAAAAAATTTGATTTACATCCGATTGTGTTAATTTTAATTGCAGCTATTATTGGAATAGCGTTTAAATTTTAA
- a CDS encoding Na/Pi cotransporter family protein — protein sequence MNAVTVSTINYQQMAFGFLGGLGLFLFCIKYMGDGLQMAAGDRLRYILDKYTTSPFLGVLVGIFVTALIQSSSGTSVITIGLVGAGLLTLRQAIGIIMGANIGTTITTFIIGFNITHYALPILFLGAACLFFVKHNFINNLGRILFGFGGIFFALTLMSSAMEPLKHLPAFTELTIKLSNSPVLGVFIGTIITMLVQASSATISILQNVYQENLITLKAALPVLFGDNIGTTITAIIAVIGANTSAKRLALSHTMFNVIGTIIFMIFLSPFSMFVEKMAQFFHLNPKVTIAFAHGSFNAMTTILLFPFIGVLEYIVVKIIKEKEEDKVEHKPRYLDAALIYTPSIALGQVKQEMLSMISIALKNLERSVEFFHDHNEKTAERVDKTEEAINNIDQEITKYLTSLSQEHITEKDGEEISMYLDMCRDVERIGDHAVGIVRDTRYEIKKKLVFTEIAHEEIQKLFLISKQIIETAEEALRNNDTEKAFIVVDLHNKLYTKEKEVRKAHISRVSKQECDVKAGLYYIDVVSHFTRIGDHARNLVEKMIENKAN from the coding sequence ATGAACGCAGTAACAGTCAGTACAATTAACTATCAGCAGATGGCTTTTGGATTCTTAGGTGGATTAGGATTGTTCCTATTTTGTATAAAGTACATGGGGGACGGACTGCAAATGGCTGCTGGAGATAGACTTAGATATATTTTGGATAAATATACAACTTCTCCGTTTTTGGGAGTTCTAGTTGGAATTTTTGTAACGGCTTTGATACAGTCAAGTTCAGGAACATCAGTTATTACTATAGGTTTAGTTGGAGCAGGACTTCTAACTTTAAGACAGGCAATCGGAATTATTATGGGAGCAAATATTGGTACAACGATTACAACTTTCATAATTGGATTTAATATTACGCATTATGCATTACCGATATTGTTTTTAGGAGCAGCGTGCCTATTTTTCGTAAAACATAATTTCATAAATAATTTAGGTAGAATTTTATTTGGTTTTGGGGGAATATTTTTTGCATTGACATTGATGTCAAGTGCAATGGAGCCACTTAAACATTTACCAGCATTTACAGAATTAACAATAAAATTAAGTAACAGTCCAGTTTTAGGAGTATTCATCGGTACAATAATTACAATGCTAGTTCAGGCTTCAAGTGCCACAATTAGTATTTTACAAAATGTGTATCAAGAAAATCTTATAACGTTAAAAGCGGCATTGCCTGTACTTTTTGGGGATAACATCGGAACAACTATAACAGCAATAATTGCAGTAATTGGAGCAAATACTTCAGCAAAAAGACTTGCTTTATCACATACAATGTTCAATGTTATAGGAACAATTATTTTTATGATTTTCTTATCGCCATTTTCGATGTTTGTGGAAAAAATGGCTCAGTTTTTTCATTTGAATCCAAAAGTAACAATAGCATTTGCACATGGTTCTTTTAACGCTATGACAACAATTTTGCTATTTCCATTTATTGGAGTACTCGAATATATTGTTGTCAAAATAATTAAAGAAAAAGAAGAGGATAAAGTTGAACACAAACCAAGATATTTGGACGCTGCATTGATATACACTCCTTCAATTGCATTGGGACAAGTAAAACAGGAAATGCTTTCGATGATTTCAATTGCATTAAAAAACTTGGAAAGATCAGTTGAATTTTTCCATGATCATAACGAGAAAACTGCAGAAAGAGTTGACAAAACAGAGGAAGCAATAAATAATATTGATCAGGAAATTACAAAATACTTAACTTCATTATCACAGGAACATATAACTGAAAAAGATGGAGAAGAAATCAGCATGTATCTTGATATGTGCCGTGATGTAGAACGTATAGGGGATCATGCAGTTGGAATTGTAAGAGACACCAGATATGAAATTAAGAAAAAATTGGTATTTACAGAAATAGCTCATGAAGAAATACAAAAATTGTTCCTAATTTCAAAACAAATTATTGAAACGGCTGAAGAGGCACTAAGAAATAATGACACAGAAAAAGCCTTTATAGTAGTAGATTTGCACAACAAACTTTACACAAAGGAAAAAGAAGTGAGAAAAGCGCATATAAGCCGTGTAAGTAAACAGGAATGCGATGTAAAAGCAGGACTTTACTACATAGATGTTGTATCACATTTCACAAGAATTGGAGACCATGCCAGAAACTTAGTTGAAAAAATGATTGAAAATAAGGCAAATTAA
- a CDS encoding DUF4300 family protein, with the protein MIKMRKLVVLISLLMVIISCSNKNDTQINKSNLTENKDKNNVSKDTGYLKNITYSNLADEKVQNEVQEILKNSGVNPSNINLFFKSVNYYNEATQNKGLIKEGFVNSENINPTYDEVAIQQIWDKKNKNFPGFNCRITAFTFMKDYVKVEKPVVKTGEMLFMDMESLKNVPFELFSQNEKDRFVNLFSEIPTKATKDVNIHVENVKNVWKERGVTFDKNSKISMISVFFHFNDEPEENILFIGHVGVLVPENNGKLIFIEKLAFQQPYQVLKFNNRTELNDYLMNKYDTAWGQQTAKPFIMENDELLKGYRGNPNNNK; encoded by the coding sequence ATGATAAAAATGAGAAAATTAGTAGTACTAATAAGTTTACTGATGGTAATAATCAGTTGTTCAAATAAAAATGATACACAGATAAATAAATCTAATTTAACAGAAAATAAAGATAAAAATAACGTATCAAAAGATACTGGTTATTTAAAAAACATAACTTATTCAAATTTAGCAGATGAAAAAGTACAAAACGAAGTACAGGAAATATTAAAAAATTCTGGAGTTAATCCTAGCAATATAAATCTTTTTTTCAAAAGTGTAAATTATTATAATGAAGCAACTCAAAATAAAGGGCTTATAAAAGAAGGCTTTGTTAATTCTGAAAATATAAATCCAACTTATGATGAAGTGGCTATCCAGCAAATTTGGGATAAAAAAAATAAGAATTTTCCAGGCTTTAATTGCCGGATAACAGCATTTACATTTATGAAAGATTACGTAAAAGTAGAAAAACCAGTTGTAAAAACAGGAGAAATGCTTTTTATGGATATGGAGTCACTAAAAAATGTACCATTTGAATTATTTTCACAAAATGAAAAGGATAGATTTGTAAATTTATTTTCAGAAATTCCGACAAAGGCTACTAAAGATGTAAATATTCACGTTGAAAATGTTAAAAATGTGTGGAAAGAGCGAGGAGTTACATTTGATAAAAATAGTAAAATATCAATGATTTCTGTGTTTTTTCATTTTAATGATGAACCTGAAGAAAATATTTTATTTATTGGACATGTTGGAGTTCTTGTTCCAGAAAACAATGGGAAACTTATATTTATTGAAAAACTAGCTTTTCAACAGCCTTATCAAGTATTAAAATTTAATAATCGAACAGAACTGAATGATTATCTTATGAACAAATACGATACTGCATGGGGACAACAGACTGCGAAGCCATTTATTATGGAAAACGATGAATTGCTAAAGGGCTACAGGGGGAATCCAAATAATAATAAATAA
- the ftsH gene encoding ATP-dependent zinc metalloprotease FtsH, producing the protein MADRDKNDIRKRLEELRKDNNRQNNRQNNNKSPFSGFLFFVFVFLLFVFTLIFQRDIQTYFLEKRDIPYTEFVSRTQKGDFPEISEKDDKLIAQVKENGKDVLYYTKKITERVGNEPKIINAVEQKKVKLNALQPSGGGLFLTLLIQFLPMVIMIALMIYLARKMVGGSQGGGPGNIFGFGKSRVNKIDKKPDVKFDDVAGVDGAKEELREVVDFLKNPEKYTKAGARVPKGVLLLGRPGTGKTLLAKAVAGESGASFFSISGSEFVEMFVGVGASRVRDLFEKAKESSPSIIFIDEIDAIGRRRSVGKNSGSNDEREQTLNQLLVEMDGFETDTKVIVLAATNREDVLDPALLRAGRFDRRVTVDAPDLQGRIAILKVHSRNKKLANDVRLEDIAKITPGFVGADLANLLNEAAILAARRASDTIKMSDLDEAVDKIGMGLGQKGKIIKPEEKKLLAYHEAGHAIMTELTPGADPVHKVTIIPRGDAGGFMMPLPEEKLVTTSKQMLAEIKVLFGGRAAEEIGLDDVSTGAYSDIKRATKVARVYVESVGMSKKLGPINFENSDDEYSFAPNKSDETVREIDLEIRKILTEEYFNTLNTLQDNWSKLEEVVALLLKKETITGDEVRRIIKGETAEHILKENDNSESENQTEKTFETEQVERTESVEEVKKEIMLEEKIEEQIAEEGKQLEEKSKTEKLAEAVREITGETGGILEKSTEIEETKDESENDNQDENDNNSDDSSENNDNSDEHDKDSKDESEKGKKRKSNFKLPSFME; encoded by the coding sequence ATGGCAGATAGAGATAAAAATGACATAAGAAAGCGACTAGAAGAATTACGAAAAGATAACAACAGACAAAATAATAGACAAAATAATAATAAGTCTCCTTTTTCGGGTTTTTTATTTTTCGTTTTTGTTTTTTTATTATTTGTGTTTACATTAATATTTCAGCGTGATATACAAACATATTTTTTGGAAAAAAGAGATATTCCGTATACGGAATTTGTAAGTAGAACACAAAAGGGAGATTTCCCTGAAATTAGCGAGAAGGATGACAAATTAATTGCACAAGTAAAAGAAAATGGTAAAGATGTTCTTTATTATACTAAAAAAATAACAGAACGTGTTGGAAACGAACCTAAGATAATCAATGCAGTTGAACAAAAAAAAGTAAAATTAAATGCATTGCAACCATCAGGTGGAGGATTATTTTTGACACTACTAATTCAATTTTTACCAATGGTTATAATGATTGCACTTATGATTTACTTGGCTAGAAAAATGGTTGGTGGTTCGCAAGGTGGAGGACCTGGAAATATTTTTGGTTTTGGAAAATCGCGAGTTAATAAAATTGATAAAAAGCCAGATGTAAAATTTGATGATGTAGCAGGTGTTGATGGAGCGAAGGAAGAACTGCGAGAAGTTGTAGATTTCTTGAAAAATCCTGAAAAATATACAAAGGCTGGGGCAAGAGTGCCAAAAGGAGTGCTTTTATTAGGAAGACCAGGGACTGGAAAAACTTTACTTGCAAAAGCTGTAGCTGGAGAATCTGGAGCATCCTTTTTTAGTATTTCAGGTTCAGAATTTGTAGAAATGTTTGTTGGAGTTGGAGCATCACGTGTAAGAGATTTATTTGAAAAAGCAAAAGAATCTAGTCCATCAATAATCTTTATAGATGAAATTGATGCTATTGGTAGACGAAGAAGTGTTGGGAAAAATAGTGGAAGTAACGATGAAAGAGAACAAACTTTAAACCAATTGCTTGTTGAAATGGATGGATTTGAAACTGATACAAAAGTTATTGTACTTGCAGCAACAAATAGAGAAGATGTACTTGATCCAGCATTGTTACGTGCGGGACGTTTTGACAGACGTGTAACGGTTGATGCCCCTGATTTGCAAGGACGTATTGCTATATTAAAAGTGCATTCAAGAAATAAAAAACTTGCAAATGATGTAAGATTGGAAGATATTGCTAAGATAACACCAGGATTTGTTGGAGCTGATTTGGCAAACTTATTAAATGAAGCTGCAATTTTAGCAGCAAGAAGAGCAAGTGATACAATAAAAATGTCTGATTTGGATGAGGCTGTAGATAAAATTGGAATGGGACTCGGACAAAAAGGTAAAATTATCAAACCAGAAGAGAAAAAATTGTTGGCATATCACGAAGCTGGACATGCAATTATGACTGAATTGACACCAGGAGCTGATCCTGTTCATAAAGTTACAATAATTCCTAGAGGCGATGCAGGTGGATTTATGATGCCACTTCCCGAAGAAAAATTGGTAACGACAAGTAAACAAATGTTGGCTGAAATAAAAGTGTTATTTGGTGGACGTGCAGCTGAAGAAATTGGTTTGGATGATGTAAGTACAGGAGCGTATTCTGATATAAAACGTGCTACAAAAGTAGCAAGAGTCTATGTGGAAAGTGTTGGAATGAGTAAAAAACTAGGACCAATTAACTTTGAAAATTCAGATGATGAATATTCATTTGCACCAAATAAAAGTGATGAAACTGTTAGGGAAATTGATTTGGAAATAAGAAAAATCTTAACAGAAGAGTATTTTAACACTTTAAATACATTACAAGATAACTGGAGTAAATTAGAAGAAGTTGTAGCCTTGTTACTGAAAAAGGAAACTATTACTGGAGACGAAGTTAGAAGAATAATTAAAGGTGAAACAGCTGAACATATTTTAAAAGAAAATGATAATTCAGAATCAGAAAATCAAACTGAGAAAACTTTTGAAACAGAGCAAGTTGAAAGAACGGAATCAGTAGAAGAAGTAAAAAAAGAAATAATGTTAGAAGAAAAAATAGAAGAGCAAATTGCAGAAGAAGGTAAACAACTAGAAGAAAAAAGTAAAACTGAAAAGTTAGCTGAAGCTGTAAGGGAAATCACTGGAGAAACAGGTGGAATATTAGAAAAATCTACGGAAATAGAAGAAACAAAAGATGAATCTGAAAATGATAATCAGGATGAGAATGATAATAATTCCGATGACTCTTCTGAAAATAATGATAATTCAGATGAACATGATAAGGATTCGAAAGATGAATCTGAAAAAGGTAAAAAAAGAAAAAGTAATTTTAAATTACCTAGCTTTATGGAATAA